In one Haloplanus salinus genomic region, the following are encoded:
- a CDS encoding type B DNA-directed DNA polymerase: MTLTLDYLEDGRVATWALTADGVVRTIHEDYRPTLFVGDEASDLYGQAGGPDPTPPPRDGLSDALTELQSFLDGQEAVAELDVEAHRQTFRTEARPLLRIDATSIEAVRTIAKRIRQFAKPDVYTCYNVDFTRQLRYCLETDTPAGPDRSVRDLRTLHLEFPSHESGIESLPQLTLEDERVGSSPREVVAGVQQAIDKHDPDVLVMSTADLVPLLFEAADAYGIDLELGRRPGYTKLASESTYTSYGNVGHSPARYAVPGRVIIDESNSFFYHESGLDGCLDLVARSGLPLEELGWASIGRVLTAMQIREALSRDVLVPWRAWRPELFKMASTLDDADRGGTTFSPDVGVHEDVHELDFASLYPNIIRTRNISPETVRCGCCDTDDVPGLEYSICERDGYLPDVLGPLIDARSDIKEEIPNAAGDERERLEAASSAIKWILVSCFGYQGFSNAKFGRIECHEAINAYARELLLDAKAALEEAGWHVVHGIVDSIWVTPVDDRQQRPLEEVAEEITEAAGIELEYECAFDWVAFCPMRNSESGALTRYFGKRRGEEYPEIGLGDAIKTRGIEGRQRSTPAWVENVQNDALRVFDETRSPEAVCDVLRRRLQELREGEVDPTKLVVDNRVSKDVDDYSMETLTVAALKRTQIEGAGVAPGQTVRYVVVDADARGAGRVRLEFEDLERYDTEWYEDAAVRAAESVLSPVGWREGKIKQYLAGARDETLAGY, encoded by the coding sequence GTGACTCTCACGCTAGATTATCTTGAGGATGGTCGCGTTGCCACGTGGGCGCTTACAGCGGACGGAGTCGTTCGCACAATCCACGAGGACTATCGGCCGACGCTCTTCGTTGGAGACGAGGCAAGTGACCTCTATGGACAAGCTGGCGGTCCCGACCCGACACCACCACCTCGCGACGGACTCTCAGACGCTCTGACCGAGCTCCAGTCATTCCTCGATGGACAGGAAGCGGTCGCCGAACTAGATGTGGAGGCACACCGTCAGACATTCCGGACAGAAGCACGGCCACTCCTCCGCATCGACGCCACGTCGATCGAGGCTGTTCGGACGATCGCGAAGCGGATCCGCCAGTTCGCCAAGCCGGATGTATACACCTGCTACAACGTTGATTTCACGCGCCAACTACGATACTGTCTTGAAACAGACACGCCGGCCGGGCCCGACCGCTCGGTCCGTGATCTCCGGACGCTGCACCTCGAGTTCCCCAGTCATGAATCGGGGATTGAGTCGTTACCGCAACTCACTCTCGAGGACGAGCGGGTTGGGTCATCACCACGCGAAGTTGTCGCGGGCGTCCAGCAGGCTATCGACAAACACGACCCAGACGTGCTGGTCATGTCGACCGCTGACCTCGTCCCATTACTGTTCGAGGCAGCCGACGCGTATGGCATCGATCTTGAACTTGGACGGCGACCGGGGTACACCAAACTCGCTAGCGAGTCGACGTACACCTCATACGGGAACGTCGGCCACTCGCCGGCCCGGTACGCCGTACCCGGGCGCGTCATCATCGACGAGTCGAACTCATTCTTTTATCACGAATCAGGGCTGGATGGATGCCTCGACCTCGTTGCGCGCTCCGGGTTGCCGCTGGAAGAGCTCGGATGGGCGTCGATCGGCCGGGTGTTGACGGCCATGCAGATCCGAGAGGCCCTGAGCCGTGACGTGCTCGTTCCATGGCGGGCGTGGCGCCCCGAACTGTTCAAAATGGCATCAACGCTCGATGACGCCGACCGCGGTGGGACGACCTTCTCCCCCGACGTCGGCGTCCACGAGGACGTTCACGAACTCGACTTCGCGTCCTTGTACCCCAACATCATCCGGACGCGAAATATTTCGCCTGAGACCGTTCGATGCGGATGTTGTGATACCGACGATGTGCCGGGGCTCGAATATTCGATCTGCGAGCGTGACGGGTATTTGCCCGACGTGCTCGGGCCGCTTATCGACGCACGGAGTGACATCAAGGAGGAAATTCCCAATGCAGCCGGCGATGAGCGGGAGCGGTTGGAAGCTGCCTCCTCAGCCATTAAGTGGATCCTCGTGTCCTGCTTCGGGTATCAGGGATTCAGTAATGCCAAATTCGGACGAATTGAGTGCCACGAAGCGATCAACGCCTACGCCCGCGAACTCCTCCTTGACGCGAAGGCTGCGCTGGAAGAAGCTGGGTGGCACGTCGTCCACGGGATCGTTGATTCGATCTGGGTAACGCCTGTAGACGATCGCCAGCAGCGTCCGCTAGAAGAGGTTGCTGAGGAAATAACTGAAGCGGCCGGGATCGAGTTGGAGTACGAGTGCGCATTCGACTGGGTGGCGTTCTGTCCAATGCGAAACTCGGAGTCGGGCGCATTGACCCGGTACTTCGGGAAACGACGTGGAGAAGAGTATCCAGAGATTGGACTCGGCGACGCGATCAAGACGCGCGGAATCGAGGGACGACAGCGCTCAACGCCGGCGTGGGTTGAGAATGTCCAGAACGACGCACTCCGCGTGTTCGACGAGACACGATCTCCGGAGGCGGTGTGTGACGTGCTTCGGCGCCGGCTTCAGGAGTTGCGTGAGGGCGAGGTAGATCCCACCAAACTCGTCGTCGACAATCGCGTGTCGAAGGACGTGGACGACTACTCAATGGAGACGCTCACTGTGGCCGCACTGAAACGGACGCAGATTGAGGGCGCCGGGGTGGCACCGGGGCAGACCGTTCGATACGTTGTCGTTGATGCAGACGCACGCGGCGCTGGACGTGTCCGACTGGAGTTTGAGGATCTCGAACGCTATGATACCGAATGGTACGAAGACGCCGCCGTGCGCGCCGCCGAGAGCGTGTTATCCCCTGTAGGGTGGCGCGAAGGGAAAATCAAGCAGTACCTCGCCGGTGCGCGCGACGAGACATTAGCGGGATATTGA
- the queC gene encoding 7-cyano-7-deazaguanine synthase QueC: MSNESAVILVSGGMDSATAVYEAIEQGYEPYFLHTSYGQRTEDKEFECAQALADEVGAADFLHIETGHLSQIGASSLTDEEMDVADADLENDEIPTSYVPFRNANLLSMATSYAEATDSEALFIGAHSEDFSGYPDCRPAFFEAFQNVIDVGTKPETDIELKAPFVEWSKTEIAERGLELAVPYEITWSCYRDDEPACGTCDACAFRLEAFRNAGSRDPIAYAERPEFS; the protein is encoded by the coding sequence ATGAGTAATGAAAGCGCAGTGATTCTGGTGTCTGGAGGGATGGATAGTGCGACGGCTGTATACGAGGCGATAGAGCAGGGGTACGAACCTTACTTTCTGCACACGTCGTACGGGCAGCGGACTGAAGACAAGGAGTTCGAGTGCGCACAAGCACTCGCTGATGAGGTCGGTGCAGCTGACTTCCTCCATATTGAAACGGGGCACCTCTCGCAAATCGGTGCTTCGAGTCTGACGGACGAAGAGATGGACGTGGCTGATGCGGATCTTGAGAACGACGAGATCCCGACGTCGTACGTTCCCTTCCGGAATGCGAATCTGTTGTCGATGGCGACATCGTACGCGGAGGCGACTGATTCGGAGGCGCTATTTATCGGGGCGCATTCCGAGGATTTCTCCGGGTACCCTGACTGTCGCCCGGCCTTTTTTGAGGCCTTTCAGAACGTAATCGATGTCGGCACGAAACCCGAGACGGATATCGAGTTGAAGGCGCCGTTCGTCGAGTGGTCAAAGACAGAAATCGCTGAACGTGGGTTGGAACTCGCTGTCCCGTACGAAATCACGTGGTCGTGTTACCGAGACGATGAGCCAGCGTGTGGAACGTGTGACGCGTGTGCGTTCCGGCTCGAAGCGTTCCGGAACGCTGGATCACGCGATCCGATCGCGTACGCAGAGCGTCCAGAGTTCTCGTAA
- a CDS encoding 7-carboxy-7-deazaguanine synthase QueE, with translation MPVASDTEERTKDADATDEGLPINEVFYSLQGEGTLAGVPSVFVRTSGCNLRCWFCDSYHTSWEPTGAWRDVDSIVEEVQSHEQASHVVLTGGEPLIHEESVELLERLAAEGYHTTVETNGTIYRDAPIDLASISPKLASSTPTPNRDPKGDGEWEEKHEQNRIDMDAFSRMVDAYETQLKFVVTDETDLPEITDLLDRVRAATATAVADDDVLLMPEGMTREQLDGTRSEVAELAMEHGYRYTPRLHVDLWNDAPGT, from the coding sequence ATGCCGGTTGCTAGTGACACAGAGGAGCGCACCAAAGACGCTGACGCGACCGATGAGGGACTCCCTATCAACGAGGTGTTCTATTCGCTACAGGGCGAGGGAACGCTTGCAGGCGTCCCCTCTGTGTTTGTGCGGACCTCGGGGTGTAACCTGCGGTGTTGGTTCTGTGATTCGTACCATACGTCGTGGGAGCCGACGGGGGCGTGGCGCGATGTCGACTCGATCGTGGAGGAAGTCCAGTCGCACGAGCAGGCTAGCCATGTTGTGCTGACGGGCGGGGAGCCGCTCATCCACGAGGAGTCAGTTGAACTGTTAGAGCGACTGGCTGCAGAGGGGTATCACACGACGGTGGAGACGAACGGGACGATTTACCGGGATGCACCGATCGATCTTGCAAGTATCAGTCCGAAGCTCGCGAGCAGTACACCGACGCCAAATCGGGACCCGAAGGGTGACGGGGAGTGGGAGGAGAAACACGAGCAGAACCGGATCGATATGGACGCGTTTTCCCGTATGGTTGACGCGTACGAGACGCAACTGAAGTTTGTCGTGACAGATGAGACGGACTTACCCGAAATTACGGACTTGCTCGATCGGGTTCGGGCGGCAACGGCGACCGCCGTAGCGGACGATGACGTGTTGTTGATGCCCGAAGGGATGACGCGTGAGCAACTCGACGGGACGCGGAGTGAAGTCGCCGAGTTAGCGATGGAGCACGGGTATCGATACACGCCACGGCTACACGTGGACCTGTGGAATGACGCACCGGGTACATGA
- a CDS encoding 6-pyruvoyl trahydropterin synthase family protein: protein MVRSLSREESETDPLQQAGQRTLQIGEDKPIRISSGHRILHHDGKCARPHGHNYEITVEVTGELTDDGWVVDKGDVTGVIDEWDHRFLVEEGDPLVEAFESSGDGDALIVLEHPPTAEVMSILLEQRMIETFPDTVSDVSVSVRETGELCATY, encoded by the coding sequence ATGGTCCGAAGTTTATCGAGAGAAGAATCCGAGACGGATCCTCTTCAACAAGCAGGCCAACGGACGCTACAAATTGGTGAGGATAAGCCGATTCGGATCAGTTCGGGCCATCGGATCCTCCACCACGATGGGAAGTGTGCACGCCCGCACGGGCACAATTACGAGATTACTGTGGAAGTGACCGGAGAGCTCACCGACGATGGGTGGGTCGTTGATAAGGGAGACGTGACTGGTGTGATCGACGAGTGGGACCACCGGTTCCTCGTCGAAGAAGGTGATCCGCTCGTGGAAGCCTTCGAGTCGTCGGGTGACGGAGACGCGCTCATCGTTTTGGAACATCCACCAACAGCGGAAGTGATGAGCATCCTGCTCGAACAGCGGATGATCGAAACGTTTCCGGATACCGTATCAGACGTGTCGGTGTCGGTGCGTGAAACTGGGGAGCTCTGTGCGACCTACTGA
- the queF gene encoding preQ(1) synthase, producing the protein MNSPNPDILDVIENEYPDRKTKLELAAPEFSCLCPEKPSQPDFATIFIEYVPADHIVELKSLKLYLTSYRDVEIYHEAATNQILDHLTNCISPHWMRITAQFNTRGGITTDVVVESGELDEDKIPSSNATRKENLGRIPSEK; encoded by the coding sequence ATGAATTCGCCTAACCCGGACATCTTGGACGTGATCGAGAACGAGTATCCTGACAGAAAAACAAAGCTCGAACTTGCTGCTCCTGAATTTTCATGCTTATGTCCTGAAAAACCAAGTCAACCAGATTTTGCAACGATATTTATCGAATACGTTCCTGCCGATCATATTGTCGAACTCAAATCGCTTAAACTCTATCTCACATCATATCGAGATGTCGAGATATACCATGAAGCTGCGACAAACCAGATCTTAGATCACCTTACAAACTGTATCTCTCCACACTGGATGCGCATTACTGCGCAGTTCAATACCCGAGGAGGGATCACAACCGATGTCGTTGTGGAATCTGGCGAACTTGATGAGGATAAAATTCCAAGTAGCAACGCGACTCGAAAAGAGAATCTCGGGAGAATTCCTTCAGAAAAATGA
- a CDS encoding ATP-binding protein, with amino-acid sequence MKLYIGQEIEDKEDVYIDASSARSILACGKRGTGKSYTLGNVVEEIHTETDDIVPLVIDPMGIYWTMAEENDDQRDLLWDWGVTEQGFPVNLLVPGDPADRYGDDIVREFRSRGIDLNPLLLNPSDMTPDGWCELFDLNINKPMGITLYRAIRELNEDDTPFYLPDIINKVEMDGSSSDRTKEALLNRLEMARDWDIFADEYQDVWKTFDENRINVLDVSVLDPGQYGLRNLVVDVLGKELFRQRQDARRREEMGLRVEIPKVWLFIDEAHNFVPSGSSSLAKDMLIRWVKEGRQPGLSIVVASQQPSAIDSEVLSQCDITLCHKITTKEDIRSLDKLSQDYMGSNLKTYVRQIDNVGEAVFVDDDEETVQMVKIRPRKSQHGGGEA; translated from the coding sequence ATGAAACTGTACATTGGGCAAGAAATCGAGGATAAGGAGGACGTGTACATCGACGCATCGAGCGCGCGTTCGATACTCGCGTGTGGAAAGCGCGGAACGGGTAAAAGCTACACACTCGGAAATGTAGTAGAAGAGATACACACAGAGACCGACGACATAGTACCCCTCGTTATTGACCCGATGGGTATCTATTGGACGATGGCTGAAGAGAATGATGACCAACGAGACCTACTTTGGGACTGGGGAGTTACTGAACAAGGATTCCCAGTAAATCTTCTCGTGCCCGGAGATCCTGCGGATCGATATGGTGATGATATCGTCCGTGAATTTCGGTCCCGCGGCATCGATCTGAATCCACTCCTGCTCAATCCATCAGACATGACCCCTGATGGTTGGTGTGAACTATTCGATCTCAATATTAACAAACCGATGGGAATCACTCTCTATCGTGCCATAAGAGAGCTTAATGAGGATGATACCCCGTTCTATCTTCCTGATATTATCAACAAAGTCGAGATGGATGGATCATCATCTGACCGCACGAAAGAGGCCCTTCTCAACCGGTTAGAGATGGCCCGTGATTGGGATATTTTCGCAGACGAGTACCAAGACGTGTGGAAGACATTCGATGAAAATCGGATCAACGTTCTCGATGTGAGTGTTCTTGACCCGGGACAGTACGGATTACGCAATTTGGTGGTTGATGTTCTAGGGAAGGAACTCTTCAGACAACGGCAAGATGCTCGCCGTCGTGAAGAAATGGGACTGCGAGTTGAAATTCCGAAGGTGTGGCTGTTCATCGATGAAGCTCACAACTTTGTTCCGAGCGGCTCATCGTCTTTGGCGAAAGATATGCTAATCCGGTGGGTGAAAGAAGGCCGCCAGCCCGGCCTCTCGATCGTCGTTGCCAGTCAACAACCCTCTGCAATCGATAGCGAAGTCCTCTCACAGTGCGATATTACTCTCTGTCATAAGATCACCACGAAAGAGGACATTAGATCTCTGGACAAGCTGAGTCAAGATTACATGGGGAGTAATCTGAAAACGTACGTTAGACAGATAGATAATGTTGGCGAGGCCGTTTTTGTTGATGACGATGAAGAGACCGTTCAAATGGTGAAGATTCGCCCCCGGAAGAGTCAGCATGGGGGTGGCGAAGCTTGA
- a CDS encoding GNAT family N-acetyltransferase: protein MKSKLKKTVLPVQPALSIDDVEAINDFFNSPEIKNELHWFTYRDTLERAFERDDRKLYYVKEKSGTLIGALMVWCESRVLEEGEAQIRLVAVSKVARGAGIGRYLCEEAEEFAQEFKKEQMIADVVKGSPAVGFWKSIGYEVQSEWETKKGTPMLTVEKSI, encoded by the coding sequence TTGAAATCGAAGCTGAAAAAAACCGTTCTCCCAGTCCAACCCGCATTATCAATCGATGACGTTGAAGCGATCAACGACTTTTTTAATTCGCCTGAAATCAAGAATGAACTTCATTGGTTTACATACCGAGATACATTAGAGAGAGCGTTTGAGAGAGACGACAGAAAGCTCTACTACGTAAAAGAGAAATCTGGGACACTTATTGGTGCGTTGATGGTATGGTGTGAATCCAGAGTCTTGGAGGAAGGGGAGGCACAAATACGTCTTGTTGCTGTTTCCAAAGTTGCCCGTGGTGCAGGAATTGGACGGTATCTATGTGAAGAGGCAGAAGAATTTGCTCAGGAGTTCAAAAAAGAACAAATGATAGCAGATGTAGTAAAGGGGTCACCTGCTGTGGGATTTTGGAAATCGATTGGCTACGAAGTACAATCTGAGTGGGAAACAAAGAAAGGAACACCAATGTTAACAGTCGAGAAGTCGATATAA
- a CDS encoding PD-(D/E)XK nuclease family protein, translating to MATIGELEERFRELRTSLDALPVVSEPPKSTLRILGSARSEQTWNTLLAYFLDPDQPHGFGIDLLRSFLDIIQQEADPSFGYYHRHLENIEVETEVTSPGNNRPDVVLRVPGDWFLCIESKVDSTEGNQQTTRYVEDTHLGSEEKATYSDDGHHYVFLSKKYAPNSNASEFGDLYWRHVVESFETVLERSHGRYPERSVSQLREFLSTITQVTNMEDDDFTKIQKEKVQLLGEYRNDIDTLLDAAESLRERAIEDWPELFKSHVDEELWTDEWHTRPDHGKWGCLFKDGWYLDDDNLEPTIDRTDTHGQTGFRLHFVHLIRNEESFSRGKLTFILRSPTRVGLRDEFNRLYNTDRWQNRLDPILDDAGITNKGQKKNYTQKTYNVDQSNLPESYFETLTIAFAEHQPLADVVDEILTEATENVRED from the coding sequence ATGGCGACGATCGGAGAACTAGAGGAGCGGTTTCGTGAACTCCGAACCTCGCTTGACGCGCTGCCTGTTGTGTCCGAGCCACCGAAGTCGACACTCCGCATTCTCGGATCAGCGAGATCGGAACAGACTTGGAATACACTTTTGGCGTATTTCCTTGATCCCGATCAGCCACACGGCTTCGGCATCGATCTTCTGAGAAGTTTCTTGGACATAATACAACAGGAGGCCGATCCCTCATTCGGGTACTACCATCGTCATCTCGAAAATATCGAGGTCGAAACCGAAGTCACGTCGCCCGGCAATAACCGCCCCGACGTGGTACTCCGCGTTCCGGGTGATTGGTTTCTCTGTATAGAATCAAAAGTCGACTCGACAGAAGGAAACCAACAGACGACTCGATACGTCGAAGACACTCATCTCGGAAGCGAGGAGAAGGCGACGTACTCCGACGATGGCCACCACTACGTATTTCTCTCGAAAAAGTACGCACCCAATTCCAACGCGAGCGAGTTCGGTGATCTGTATTGGCGGCACGTTGTCGAGAGCTTCGAGACGGTACTCGAACGCTCACACGGTCGCTACCCGGAACGGAGCGTCAGCCAACTGCGGGAGTTCCTATCGACGATAACTCAGGTGACCAATATGGAAGACGACGATTTCACGAAGATACAGAAGGAGAAAGTCCAGTTGCTCGGGGAGTATCGAAACGACATCGACACGCTGCTCGATGCTGCGGAATCTCTTCGAGAGCGAGCAATCGAGGACTGGCCAGAACTGTTCAAAAGTCACGTGGACGAGGAGCTATGGACGGACGAGTGGCACACCCGTCCAGATCACGGAAAGTGGGGCTGTTTGTTCAAAGACGGCTGGTACCTCGATGACGATAACCTCGAACCCACTATAGATCGTACGGATACTCACGGCCAGACCGGGTTCCGGTTGCACTTCGTCCACCTCATTCGGAACGAGGAGTCGTTCAGTCGCGGAAAACTCACATTCATACTCCGTAGTCCGACAAGAGTGGGATTACGAGACGAATTCAATCGCCTCTACAACACCGATCGGTGGCAAAACCGTCTTGATCCGATCCTCGATGACGCCGGAATTACGAATAAGGGACAGAAGAAGAACTACACGCAGAAGACGTACAACGTCGATCAGTCTAACCTCCCTGAGAGTTACTTCGAGACGCTCACAATAGCATTTGCAGAGCATCAACCCCTCGCGGATGTTGTCGACGAGATCCTTACCGAGGCCACGGAGAACGTCCGCGAAGATTGA